One Formosa agariphila KMM 3901 genomic window, TTTGTTTCAAATATATTCGATTTCATATGGAATTCAAAATTATTAGCTAAAAAACTAATAATATAAATTATAAGCTTAAAAGCTAATATTTTAGTTTATTAGTTTTAAGTCTAATATTAAGAGAGTAATTCTTTTTGAGAAACTAGAGATTAAAAATATATTTGCTCAAAAAAAGGAGTTATGAAATTAATACAAGAATTTAAAGAGTTTGCGATTAAAGGGAATATGATCGATATGGCTGTTGGTATTATAATTGGAGCGTCGTTTAATAAAGTTATCGATGTTATGGTGAAACAAGTTTTTATGCCACCATTATCTTTACTATCAGAAGGGATTCATTTTCAAGATAAAGTTTGGGTGCTTAGAGATGCTATAAAGGATGCGAGCGGAACAGTAATAGTAGAAAAAGTTGTTATAGGTTATGGTGCGTTAATAGAGGCTTTAATAGATTTTTTAATTATTGGATTTACTGTATTTATCGTTGTAAAGTTTATGAACAGACTGCGTAACAAATCGCAAGATCCAAAAGATAAAACCGTTGTAACTCCAAAAGATATTCAATTGTTGTCTGGGATAACTGAATTGCTAG contains:
- the mscL gene encoding large conductance mechanosensitive channel protein MscL; protein product: MKLIQEFKEFAIKGNMIDMAVGIIIGASFNKVIDVMVKQVFMPPLSLLSEGIHFQDKVWVLRDAIKDASGTVIVEKVVIGYGALIEALIDFLIIGFTVFIVVKFMNRLRNKSQDPKDKTVVTPKDIQLLSGITELLEEQNTLLKTKSK